Proteins co-encoded in one Candidatus Margulisiibacteriota bacterium genomic window:
- a CDS encoding NAD(P)/FAD-dependent oxidoreductase — translation MFDVIIIGGGIVGACIARELSKFKLDVVLLEKEPECSFGVSKSNSGIVHTGFQSPADTLKAKLAVRGNELYSQLALELNFPLHRVGELIVASSAEKTKLLELYNNAQELCIPGVSIVDRNWLIQNEPALLPDIEWALLGETAGITNPYEIVYALIENAQANELIVKCEEKVLGIQRNDLYWEIKTSKDIYSTKFVINAAGLFADEVSRLAGVKCEDILPRKGQEFLLDRHHGYITRRVIFPLPKEHSKGILIIPTVDHNTMIGPTAEDVQDKTDLSTTVEGKQKVIKSIQELIAAIHEKTIIASFAGLRPVATTDDFHIREDKEGFINCLGIQSPGLTAAPAIAEMVVSMIRQTLRPENKDSFQPFRQAIPRFRDMTHEQRNELVLADPDYGEVVCRCELVTRAEIKEAVRRGAKTLDGIKFRTRCQMGRCHGSFCTMKIMTILRQELGIAYSDITKRGAGTNVVL, via the coding sequence ATGTTTGATGTTATTATTATCGGGGGAGGAATTGTCGGAGCTTGTATTGCCCGTGAACTCAGCAAATTCAAGCTGGACGTTGTTCTGCTGGAAAAAGAACCTGAATGTTCCTTTGGTGTTTCCAAATCCAACAGCGGCATAGTTCACACCGGGTTTCAGTCTCCTGCCGATACACTAAAAGCCAAGCTCGCCGTGCGTGGTAATGAATTATATTCCCAGCTTGCCCTTGAGTTAAATTTCCCGCTACATCGGGTCGGAGAATTAATTGTAGCCTCTTCCGCGGAAAAAACGAAACTTCTTGAGCTCTACAATAATGCGCAGGAACTATGCATACCGGGTGTTTCTATCGTAGACAGGAACTGGCTAATACAAAACGAACCTGCCCTGCTTCCCGATATAGAATGGGCTCTGCTCGGAGAAACTGCCGGCATTACCAATCCTTATGAAATTGTATATGCTTTAATTGAAAATGCTCAGGCAAATGAATTAATTGTGAAATGTGAGGAAAAAGTATTAGGAATTCAACGAAATGACCTCTATTGGGAAATTAAAACTTCCAAAGATATTTACAGCACAAAATTTGTTATAAACGCCGCAGGACTCTTTGCTGACGAGGTTTCCAGGCTGGCTGGAGTTAAGTGTGAAGATATCCTGCCCCGCAAAGGACAGGAATTTTTATTAGACAGGCACCATGGATATATTACCAGGCGTGTCATATTTCCATTACCCAAAGAACACTCCAAAGGTATCCTTATAATTCCAACTGTTGACCATAACACCATGATCGGGCCCACTGCCGAGGATGTTCAGGATAAAACCGACCTAAGCACAACCGTTGAAGGCAAACAAAAAGTCATTAAAAGCATTCAGGAACTTATTGCCGCTATTCACGAAAAAACTATCATTGCCAGCTTTGCCGGGCTTCGGCCCGTAGCCACCACAGATGATTTTCATATAAGAGAGGACAAGGAGGGCTTTATCAACTGCCTGGGCATACAGTCTCCCGGGCTTACCGCAGCACCTGCCATAGCCGAAATGGTTGTAAGCATGATAAGACAAACTTTGCGACCTGAAAATAAGGATAGTTTCCAGCCTTTTCGCCAAGCAATACCGCGCTTCCGGGATATGACCCATGAGCAAAGAAATGAGCTGGTTTTGGCAGACCCTGATTACGGTGAAGTTGTTTGTCGCTGTGAGCTGGTTACCAGGGCTGAGATTAAAGAAGCTGTACGCCGGGGCGCTAAAACATTGGATGGCATCAAATTTCGCACCCGCTGCCAGATGGGTAGATGTCATGGTTCGTTTTGCACCATGAAAATTATGACTATACTCAGGCAAGAACTGGGTATTGCTTACTCAGACATTACCAAAAGAGGTGCAGGCACAAATGTTGTCTTATAA
- the glpK gene encoding glycerol kinase GlpK, whose product MTILAIDQGTTGTTTVLYNKEGRILKKAYREFTQIYPKPGWVEHDPLEIWNTVVETVNEVSSAYPDKILALGLTNQRETTVIWDKKTSLPVYNAIVWQCRRTASICDSLREHQDMVKQKTGLPLDAYFSATKIMWILKNIPDLNISDLLFGTIDTWLIWKLTNGNVHATDYTNASRTMLYNIFSKNWDSELLSLFEVPEHILPDVKNSCADFGYIETIPALKGTRVSGVAGDQQAALFGQTCFYPGEIKNTYGTGCFIMMNTGDKPFLSKQGLITTLAVNELGHPCFALEGSIFIGGAVIQWLRDELGLVQKASDSEQIAVSVADNNGVYIVPAFVGLGAPHWDMQARGIIAGLTRGSNKKHLVRAALESMAYQSADVVNIMESESEIPIKELKVDGGAVANNFLMQFQSDILNKTILRPIVIESTSLGAAMLAGLNCSFWKNTAELKKTKTIDTSFTPHMETNLRQKLLSGWQHAVRQAKTR is encoded by the coding sequence ATGACGATTCTCGCAATTGACCAAGGAACAACCGGGACTACCACCGTTCTTTATAATAAAGAAGGCCGCATTTTAAAAAAAGCATACCGTGAGTTTACCCAGATTTACCCGAAACCCGGCTGGGTGGAACATGACCCTCTGGAAATCTGGAATACGGTTGTAGAAACCGTTAATGAAGTCAGTTCTGCTTATCCTGATAAAATATTGGCTCTCGGGCTTACCAATCAGCGTGAAACCACGGTTATCTGGGATAAAAAAACCAGCCTGCCCGTTTATAACGCTATTGTCTGGCAATGCCGACGTACAGCGTCTATCTGTGATTCTTTGCGCGAACATCAGGATATGGTTAAACAAAAAACCGGCCTGCCTCTGGATGCCTATTTCAGTGCCACTAAAATAATGTGGATTTTAAAAAACATTCCGGACCTGAACATTTCAGACCTGCTTTTTGGGACAATCGACACCTGGCTAATCTGGAAACTGACAAATGGAAATGTCCATGCCACAGACTATACCAACGCGTCCCGGACTATGCTTTATAATATCTTTTCCAAAAATTGGGATAGCGAATTGTTGTCGTTATTTGAGGTCCCCGAGCATATTCTGCCTGATGTAAAAAATTCTTGCGCTGATTTCGGCTACATTGAAACCATTCCAGCCCTTAAAGGAACTCGTGTTTCAGGGGTTGCCGGAGACCAGCAGGCTGCTTTATTCGGACAGACCTGCTTTTACCCCGGTGAAATTAAAAACACCTATGGCACTGGTTGTTTCATTATGATGAACACGGGGGATAAACCTTTTCTTTCCAAACAAGGTCTCATTACCACGCTGGCTGTTAATGAACTCGGTCATCCCTGTTTTGCCCTGGAAGGTTCAATCTTTATAGGAGGCGCTGTTATACAGTGGCTTAGGGATGAGCTAGGCCTGGTGCAAAAAGCTTCTGACAGCGAACAAATTGCCGTATCTGTCGCCGATAATAATGGCGTTTATATAGTGCCAGCCTTTGTAGGACTGGGCGCACCGCACTGGGATATGCAGGCCAGGGGGATTATTGCCGGTCTCACGCGCGGTTCCAATAAAAAACATCTTGTTCGCGCTGCACTGGAGTCAATGGCCTATCAGAGTGCGGATGTTGTCAATATTATGGAAAGCGAATCAGAAATTCCTATAAAAGAATTGAAAGTTGATGGTGGAGCTGTTGCCAATAATTTTTTAATGCAATTTCAGTCTGACATCTTAAATAAAACCATCCTGCGGCCCATTGTGATTGAATCAACTTCCCTGGGCGCTGCCATGCTCGCGGGCCTGAATTGCTCATTCTGGAAAAACACCGCCGAGCTGAAAAAAACCAAAACTATTGATACGTCCTTTACTCCTCATATGGAAACAAATCTCCGTCAAAAACTTCTTTCGGGCTGGCAGCATGCTGTCCGACAGGCCAAAACCAGATAA
- a CDS encoding cation-translocating P-type ATPase, which yields MLSNFSSRDISEIYEILNSSPQGLNQKSIQKKLTEFGLNEIPDLKKKNLFEKLLDQLLEPIVIILFIASILALFVGDLLDATVILGVVIINTLISLFQEGKSEKAVDALKKMLTPEAKVIRDNNLEILSVKFIVPGDILVFEAGDIIPCDSRIIEANNLLVDESHLTGESEPVAKMSAALKEGHVQLYEMMNIVFTGSKVVGGTGKAVAIKTARDTEVGKIAKNISDAKQEKTPLQKKIDKEINILVKIALASAGAVFFLGLFRNFGLEVSLLTSISIMVAVFPEGLPASITISLSMAVNRLAKNSVIIKKLSSVETLGNVDFICSDKTGTITKHNMTVKELFLEHNFYTSAELLSLLAEGETQLLNEIFLISHLCSTAEVEESEGNFVKEIGDPTEISLIKIAYLLGFKKSQFATYESLEVLPFSSEKMLSANIIISKDKQKELIVKGAPEKILDLCNFISIKNNQKLLDTHEKQHILKELMQKSEKGYRLIAFAKKPLGENRSEIEQHMNKLIFLGCAVIYDPPKDEVLGVIRTAKAANINVVMITGDSKKTGFSIAESVGIATTIDECLEGKELESLTAADRQKAIENTRVYARVAPLDKLLIISELKSLGHVVAMTGDGVNDAPALKRADVGIAMGRAGTQVAQEAAHIILTDDNFSTIVNAIKEGRIIYQNLKKLITYLITNNLGKILAIIVMPLLGYPLPLTPLQILWSNVIQESFPSVGISIDPGTEHIMKQKPVKAGDPLIYTSERIRMLIDGTIFGLAIMAGYLLTFHLTKNKDVAITASFIVTLLSPQFYIFVLRDGNLWQKIAAPNMLLKTFFVFSLGLILVMVYAPWFNLIFNTVSIMDIRVWGLILGLSVISPFFRLFTAFIK from the coding sequence ATGCTGAGCAATTTTAGTAGCCGCGATATTTCCGAGATCTACGAAATTCTTAATTCCTCACCACAGGGATTAAATCAAAAAAGCATACAAAAAAAACTAACTGAATTCGGTCTGAACGAAATTCCTGATCTGAAGAAAAAAAATCTCTTTGAGAAGTTGCTGGACCAACTGCTGGAGCCTATCGTCATAATTTTATTTATCGCTTCCATCCTGGCCTTATTTGTAGGAGATTTGCTGGATGCCACTGTTATTCTGGGTGTAGTAATAATTAACACCTTGATAAGCCTTTTCCAGGAAGGAAAATCAGAAAAAGCGGTTGATGCTCTAAAAAAAATGCTTACGCCTGAAGCCAAGGTAATTCGCGACAATAACCTGGAGATTCTTTCCGTAAAATTTATTGTGCCAGGAGATATTCTGGTTTTTGAGGCCGGTGATATTATTCCCTGTGACTCAAGAATAATAGAAGCAAACAATTTGCTGGTAGATGAATCTCATTTAACAGGCGAAAGCGAACCTGTAGCCAAAATGTCTGCCGCTCTCAAAGAGGGCCATGTTCAGCTTTATGAAATGATGAATATTGTTTTTACCGGCAGTAAGGTTGTGGGTGGTACGGGAAAAGCAGTGGCTATTAAAACCGCCAGGGATACAGAAGTAGGGAAAATAGCTAAAAATATTTCCGATGCCAAACAGGAAAAAACTCCACTACAAAAAAAAATCGACAAGGAAATCAATATTCTGGTAAAAATTGCTCTGGCTTCTGCCGGCGCTGTCTTCTTTTTAGGTTTATTTCGCAATTTCGGTTTGGAAGTATCCTTGCTTACATCCATAAGTATAATGGTCGCTGTATTTCCGGAAGGTCTTCCGGCCTCCATTACTATCAGCTTATCCATGGCCGTGAACCGTCTGGCTAAAAATTCTGTTATTATAAAAAAACTATCCTCGGTAGAAACGCTTGGAAATGTTGACTTCATTTGCTCAGATAAGACCGGAACCATTACCAAACATAACATGACAGTTAAAGAACTTTTTCTGGAGCATAATTTTTATACATCTGCCGAACTACTCAGTCTTTTGGCAGAAGGTGAAACTCAGCTTCTCAATGAAATTTTCCTGATTTCTCATCTTTGCTCCACTGCCGAGGTTGAAGAGAGCGAAGGCAATTTCGTAAAAGAAATTGGAGATCCTACAGAAATCAGTTTAATTAAAATCGCCTATTTACTGGGCTTTAAAAAATCGCAATTTGCCACCTATGAAAGCTTGGAAGTATTGCCGTTTTCTTCTGAAAAAATGCTCTCTGCCAATATTATTATTTCTAAAGATAAACAAAAGGAACTTATTGTTAAAGGTGCGCCGGAAAAAATCTTGGACCTCTGCAATTTTATCTCAATCAAAAATAACCAAAAATTATTGGATACGCACGAGAAGCAGCATATTTTAAAAGAACTTATGCAAAAATCCGAAAAAGGTTACAGATTGATTGCTTTTGCCAAAAAACCTCTGGGTGAAAACCGTTCAGAAATAGAACAACATATGAACAAACTGATTTTTTTAGGTTGCGCTGTAATTTATGACCCACCCAAGGATGAGGTCCTGGGGGTTATAAGGACGGCCAAGGCAGCCAACATCAATGTGGTTATGATTACCGGCGATAGCAAAAAAACCGGGTTTTCAATTGCCGAAAGTGTGGGAATAGCCACAACTATTGATGAATGTCTGGAGGGAAAGGAACTGGAAAGCTTAACTGCCGCTGACAGACAAAAAGCAATCGAAAACACCCGTGTCTATGCTAGAGTTGCCCCTCTGGATAAACTGCTAATTATAAGTGAACTGAAATCTCTGGGCCATGTTGTTGCCATGACCGGAGACGGTGTAAATGACGCGCCTGCTTTAAAGAGGGCGGATGTCGGAATTGCCATGGGTCGGGCAGGTACTCAGGTAGCGCAGGAAGCCGCCCATATTATTCTGACGGATGATAACTTTTCAACTATTGTAAATGCTATTAAAGAAGGTCGCATCATCTACCAAAACCTGAAAAAACTTATTACCTATCTTATAACTAATAATCTTGGAAAAATTTTGGCCATCATAGTTATGCCGTTGTTAGGATATCCCCTGCCCTTAACACCCCTGCAAATCCTCTGGTCCAATGTTATCCAGGAATCTTTTCCCAGCGTGGGTATCTCGATTGACCCTGGAACCGAACATATTATGAAACAAAAACCTGTAAAAGCAGGTGACCCGTTAATTTATACCTCTGAAAGGATTCGTATGTTAATTGACGGTACAATTTTCGGTTTGGCAATAATGGCCGGCTATCTGTTAACCTTCCATCTGACAAAAAATAAAGATGTAGCTATCACCGCATCCTTTATTGTTACTCTTTTATCTCCTCAGTTTTATATTTTTGTTTTACGTGACGGTAATCTCTGGCAAAAAATCGCTGCTCCCAATATGTTGTTAAAAACATTTTTCGTTTTCAGTCTGGGATTAATTCTGGTTATGGTCTATGCTCCATGGTTCAATCTGATTTTTAATACGGTATCGATTATGGATATCCGGGTATGGGGGCTTATTTTGGGACTTTCTGTTATCTCTCCGTTTTTCAGATTGTTCACCGCCTTTATTAAATAA
- a CDS encoding potassium transporter TrkG: MLVVHMLNKLFMPVKFILKKTSVISETGLGKKDQINPVTLTIVGYLFYIVCGLAILSLPFMQSRYINMIDNLFITTSAVSGAGLVTVSIAGSYSFFGQLVILILIQLGNIGFMTWSSFIILTRRKDLPTEVASVNKTVFSVPETFKIETFIKAVIFFTFLIELCGSILLYFVFLKEGVPNPVWHAVFHSVSAFCTAGLSTFNNNFMNYRSHLWVNATISLLSLLGALGFIVFIDLWLKLTGKIKKITFTSQIILKTTVFLVTIGTLLMYFTEPSLHNYPWKEKLLICFFQVISAHSTAGFNTVGMATFSRATLLLLTMMMIIGASPSGTGGGIRTTSFTAILGLMRSVSRGETEIRFLGREIPRERVLTAAASGALYFMFFCLGIYLLSLTSSFDIIDIIFECASALSTVGLSTGITSSLNNAGKLIVISLMIIGRAGLITFGAAMFLKPNVNLFNIKKIKKEDLAV; this comes from the coding sequence ATGCTTGTTGTTCATATGCTAAACAAATTATTCATGCCGGTAAAATTCATTTTAAAGAAAACCTCGGTTATTAGTGAAACAGGGTTGGGGAAAAAAGACCAAATAAACCCGGTAACGCTTACTATCGTAGGTTATTTGTTTTATATAGTATGCGGGCTCGCAATCCTATCTTTGCCCTTTATGCAAAGCAGATATATAAATATGATTGATAATCTTTTTATTACAACCTCAGCAGTTTCTGGTGCAGGGCTTGTAACTGTTTCAATAGCAGGATCTTATAGCTTCTTTGGGCAGCTTGTAATACTGATTTTAATTCAGTTGGGCAACATTGGTTTTATGACCTGGAGTTCTTTTATCATCTTAACCAGGCGAAAGGATTTACCGACAGAAGTGGCCAGTGTAAACAAAACGGTGTTTAGTGTGCCGGAAACTTTCAAAATAGAAACATTTATAAAAGCAGTGATATTTTTTACTTTTCTTATTGAATTGTGTGGCAGCATATTGCTTTATTTTGTTTTTTTGAAAGAAGGTGTTCCAAACCCGGTATGGCATGCAGTGTTTCATAGTGTTTCTGCTTTTTGTACTGCAGGGCTCAGTACCTTTAACAATAATTTTATGAACTACAGGAGCCATCTATGGGTTAACGCAACCATATCTTTATTAAGTCTGCTGGGAGCTTTGGGCTTTATAGTTTTTATTGATCTATGGCTGAAACTTACAGGTAAAATAAAAAAAATTACTTTTACCAGCCAGATAATTCTCAAGACTACAGTTTTTTTGGTAACCATAGGGACTCTTTTAATGTATTTTACAGAACCTTCACTTCATAATTATCCCTGGAAAGAAAAATTGTTGATATGTTTTTTCCAGGTTATTTCAGCCCACTCAACAGCGGGATTCAATACTGTGGGGATGGCTACATTTTCACGAGCGACCTTACTGCTTTTGACTATGATGATGATAATAGGGGCTTCTCCTTCTGGCACGGGAGGGGGGATCAGGACAACTTCCTTTACTGCTATTCTTGGTTTAATGAGGAGTGTATCAAGGGGAGAAACAGAGATTAGATTCCTTGGGAGAGAAATCCCCAGAGAACGTGTGCTGACTGCTGCTGCCAGCGGGGCGTTGTATTTTATGTTTTTTTGCTTGGGTATATATTTATTGTCATTAACAAGTTCGTTTGATATTATTGATATTATCTTTGAATGCGCTTCAGCATTAAGTACAGTGGGATTAAGCACGGGAATTACTTCCAGCCTTAATAATGCAGGGAAATTGATTGTTATTTCATTAATGATAATAGGCAGAGCCGGGCTTATTACTTTTGGTGCGGCAATGTTTTTAAAGCCCAATGTTAATTTGTTTAACATCAAAAAAATAAAAAAAGAAGATTTGGCAGTATAA
- a CDS encoding DedA family protein: MGITEFLAGYITAFISATGYLSVFMLMVMESMVLPVPSEAVMPFAGFLIATGQFSFSLVLIISTLGSITGSLVSYFIGAYGGKPFLNKFGRFFLLNNHDLEVTEKFFQKYGQPTIFFTRFIPVIRHLISLPAGYARMNIFRFSIYTILGASCWNMFLAVCGFYLKQNWEEVMKYSKYVDIAVIALIITALGWFVYKHLQLMKKKK, translated from the coding sequence GTGGGCATAACTGAGTTTTTGGCAGGTTATATTACAGCGTTTATTTCTGCGACTGGTTATCTGAGCGTATTTATGCTTATGGTTATGGAAAGCATGGTGCTTCCTGTGCCCAGCGAAGCGGTTATGCCCTTCGCAGGCTTTTTGATAGCCACAGGACAATTCAGCTTTTCTCTGGTACTTATCATCAGCACCCTAGGAAGTATCACTGGTTCCCTGGTTTCTTACTTTATAGGCGCTTATGGCGGGAAACCGTTTTTGAACAAGTTCGGCAGATTTTTTTTATTAAACAATCATGATCTGGAAGTGACTGAAAAATTTTTCCAGAAATATGGTCAGCCAACTATATTTTTTACCAGATTTATACCGGTTATCAGGCATTTGATTTCCTTGCCGGCCGGATATGCACGTATGAACATTTTTAGGTTTTCAATTTATACAATACTGGGAGCCAGTTGCTGGAATATGTTCCTGGCGGTTTGCGGATTTTATTTAAAACAAAACTGGGAAGAGGTTATGAAGTACAGCAAGTATGTAGATATAGCCGTTATTGCACTGATCATAACAGCACTGGGCTGGTTTGTTTATAAGCATCTGCAGCTAATGAAAAAAAAGAAATAA